The following are encoded in a window of Limibacter armeniacum genomic DNA:
- a CDS encoding DUF7935 family protein, which yields MEALKEILMMTIPAVIVLYAVFLVVRSLIGKEFSAQLANMKLENSKTVLPNRLQAYERMAIYLERITPNNLILRLNENGYTVAQLRELLIVSIREEFQHNLAQQVYVSDTAWEMVRTAQENMVSLIKEASVDIDPEAPSIELAKRIFEKVMEMQQEPTAEALRVLKNEIRTLF from the coding sequence ATGGAAGCATTGAAAGAAATACTGATGATGACCATACCCGCAGTGATTGTACTGTATGCGGTTTTTTTGGTGGTAAGGTCTTTAATTGGAAAGGAATTTTCAGCACAATTGGCAAATATGAAGCTCGAAAACTCAAAGACTGTATTGCCAAACAGACTTCAGGCGTATGAAAGAATGGCGATCTATCTTGAGCGTATCACTCCCAATAACTTGATCTTAAGGTTGAATGAAAATGGTTACACTGTAGCACAGCTTAGAGAACTTCTGATTGTCAGTATCAGGGAAGAGTTTCAGCATAACCTGGCACAACAGGTTTATGTAAGTGATACTGCTTGGGAAATGGTAAGGACTGCACAGGAGAATATGGTATCACTAATTAAAGAAGCATCAGTTGATATTGATCCTGAAGCGCCTTCAATTGAGTTGGCGAAGAGAATTTTTGAAAAAGTAATGGAGATGCAGCAAGAGCCAACAGCTGAGGCATTAAGGGTGCTGAAAAACGAAATTAGAACACTATTCTAA
- a CDS encoding NADH-quinone oxidoreductase subunit D, producing the protein MDRKIQYKFDKEHLKNSAPSVYDESKLRSEEMVLNLGPQHPSTHGVLRLEVVTDGEFIVDVVPHLGYLHRCFEKHAESMAFNQTIPYVDRMDYVASMNSEHAYVMGVEQMLGITEQIPKRVEYIRVLVAELNRLASHFIAVGTYGIDIGATTPFLWLMRDREHILRLLEWVSGARMLYNYIWIGGLFYDLPVGFEERCLEFVQYLKPKLKEFHNLLVENKIFVERTANIGVMPLDLAINYGVTGPMLRGSGLKYDLRKVDGYSVYPEIDFDIPIGKGEMGTLGDCWDRTYVRVAECWESIRIIEQALEQLTGDHKRTREFDPQALVPKKIRPKKMDFYARAENPKGELGFFFRATGKSDIPFRVKARSCSFVNMAILPELTRGVPIADLIAIFGSFDVVMGEVDR; encoded by the coding sequence ATGGACAGAAAGATACAATACAAGTTTGATAAGGAGCACCTCAAAAACTCAGCTCCCAGTGTTTACGATGAAAGCAAACTCCGTTCTGAAGAGATGGTCCTTAACTTGGGTCCACAACACCCTTCTACCCACGGTGTACTGAGGTTGGAAGTCGTAACGGATGGTGAGTTTATTGTAGATGTCGTTCCGCACCTTGGTTATTTGCATCGTTGCTTTGAGAAGCATGCCGAGTCCATGGCTTTCAATCAGACCATTCCATACGTGGACAGAATGGACTATGTGGCTTCTATGAACTCCGAACATGCCTATGTAATGGGAGTTGAGCAGATGTTGGGCATCACTGAACAGATTCCAAAGCGTGTAGAGTACATACGTGTGTTAGTTGCTGAGCTGAACCGATTAGCCTCTCACTTTATTGCGGTAGGTACTTACGGTATTGACATTGGTGCAACTACCCCTTTCTTATGGTTAATGAGAGACAGGGAGCACATCCTACGTCTGTTGGAATGGGTCAGTGGGGCAAGAATGCTTTATAACTACATCTGGATTGGCGGACTTTTCTATGACCTTCCTGTAGGTTTTGAAGAACGCTGTCTTGAATTTGTTCAGTACCTGAAACCTAAGCTGAAGGAATTCCATAACCTGCTGGTTGAAAACAAGATCTTTGTGGAACGTACGGCCAACATTGGCGTCATGCCGCTAGACCTTGCAATCAACTATGGCGTTACCGGACCAATGCTTAGAGGTTCTGGTTTGAAATACGACCTCAGAAAAGTGGATGGGTATTCGGTTTACCCTGAAATTGACTTTGATATTCCAATTGGAAAAGGAGAAATGGGTACACTCGGTGACTGTTGGGACAGAACCTACGTGAGAGTTGCTGAATGCTGGGAATCCATTCGAATCATAGAACAGGCTCTTGAACAACTGACTGGTGATCACAAGAGAACAAGAGAATTTGACCCTCAGGCATTAGTTCCTAAAAAAATCCGTCCTAAGAAAATGGATTTTTATGCAAGAGCTGAAAACCCTAAAGGGGAACTCGGCTTCTTTTTCCGTGCAACAGGCAAAAGCGACATCCCTTTCCGCGTAAAGGCAAGATCTTGCTCTTTTGTCAATATGGCTATTCTGCCTGAACTGACCAGAGGTGTGCCTATTGCCGACTTGATTGCCATCTTTGGGTCATTTGATGTTGTAATGGGAGAAGTTGACCGATAG
- a CDS encoding glycosyltransferase family 4 protein, with amino-acid sequence MKKFKIEILTHSYPPDFGAAPFLFQDMAIALKQKGFDVEVLTAVPYYPTGKVPQAYRGKLLFKEMKDGIPVRRHWLFAASLTASRLARLAGMLSLSVSMLRSLLHMLKRKPDVILVQTPPMLMPFPAIVFSKLTGAKLVINVSDLWPKAIADLGLMKESSLYYKLLTQIQLKFYKTADQLMAQSEEISQYIQGYNLPKPLLYRVGADCQLFVPKNNNPDQTGQKKPFRIIYTGVLNVAHAILRLCKDINFQAIGCELHIYGDGFEGDEVKAFLNKHPNRGIFLHSVVSLTEVAQLLTRFDAALISQKSTIRGTLPAKVYESMAAGIPILFNGGGEGASLVLEHKCGLISDPLHLPSLLQNIASMKSLTKNELDTMGKNGRNAATKYFDRSIQQKKLFKMLDSLLNISNEETVEQTC; translated from the coding sequence TTGAAAAAATTTAAGATCGAAATATTAACTCATAGCTATCCACCTGATTTTGGTGCTGCACCATTCCTGTTTCAGGATATGGCCATCGCATTGAAACAAAAAGGCTTTGATGTAGAGGTTTTAACGGCAGTTCCCTACTATCCAACTGGAAAAGTACCCCAAGCATACAGAGGAAAACTACTGTTTAAGGAAATGAAAGATGGCATTCCTGTCAGAAGACATTGGCTTTTTGCTGCCAGCCTTACAGCCAGTCGACTTGCAAGGTTGGCAGGGATGCTTTCACTTTCAGTCTCAATGCTAAGGTCTTTGCTTCACATGCTGAAGAGGAAACCGGACGTCATTCTGGTACAGACACCTCCGATGTTGATGCCTTTTCCTGCAATTGTTTTCTCCAAACTCACAGGAGCCAAGCTTGTAATCAATGTCTCAGACCTTTGGCCCAAAGCCATTGCTGACCTTGGGCTTATGAAGGAATCCTCCCTTTACTATAAGTTGCTTACCCAAATCCAGCTTAAGTTTTATAAAACGGCGGATCAACTAATGGCACAATCCGAAGAAATCAGCCAGTATATTCAGGGATATAATTTACCCAAACCTCTTCTTTACAGGGTTGGGGCAGACTGTCAGCTTTTTGTTCCCAAAAATAACAATCCCGATCAAACAGGTCAAAAGAAACCATTCCGTATTATTTATACGGGTGTACTGAATGTCGCCCATGCCATTCTAAGACTTTGTAAGGACATAAACTTCCAAGCCATAGGATGCGAATTACATATATATGGGGATGGGTTTGAAGGTGATGAAGTGAAAGCATTTCTAAACAAGCACCCAAACAGGGGAATTTTTCTTCATTCGGTGGTTTCCCTGACAGAAGTTGCGCAGTTGCTGACAAGATTTGATGCTGCCCTTATTTCACAAAAAAGTACGATCAGAGGTACACTCCCCGCCAAGGTCTATGAAAGTATGGCTGCTGGTATTCCAATTCTTTTTAATGGAGGTGGAGAAGGTGCTTCACTCGTTTTAGAGCATAAATGCGGATTGATCTCAGACCCATTACACCTGCCTTCATTATTGCAGAATATTGCATCAATGAAAAGCCTTACAAAAAATGAGTTAGATACGATGGGAAAAAATGGCAGAAATGCTGCGACCAAATATTTTGACCGCAGCATTCAGCAAAAAAAGCTCTTTAAGATGCTTGATTCGTTGCTTAATATCTCAAATGAGGAAACAGTAGAACAAACCTGTTAA
- a CDS encoding potassium channel family protein: MIHFSSNQRYVLIGMGAFGLEIARTLQKHGADFMIILHVEGDNPNKALDDYFSLDRMRQEGFQHVYETDVTNPNALNRHVKPSDCVVLSHGKDFETKILTVDALKQIGVKNIYARATRESHARILSEMGVRKVVFPEKQEGKRLGLALLNQKVKTMDEIAPQVYIIEVPVPDEFVGKSILEVKVRSRYSVTIICLKETIYTDEGQPEEVVYTKGFETMILKTTHSMVIAGEGSSIKELTSMVRASSSEEKMKWD; this comes from the coding sequence ATGATACATTTTAGTTCAAATCAGCGATATGTTCTGATTGGAATGGGAGCCTTTGGCTTGGAGATCGCCAGAACACTTCAAAAGCATGGAGCAGATTTTATGATTATTCTTCATGTAGAAGGTGATAACCCTAACAAAGCATTAGATGATTATTTTTCATTGGACAGAATGAGGCAAGAAGGCTTTCAGCATGTTTATGAGACCGATGTAACCAACCCTAATGCCTTGAACAGGCACGTTAAGCCTAGTGATTGTGTTGTCCTGTCTCACGGTAAGGACTTTGAGACAAAGATTTTGACCGTTGATGCGCTAAAACAGATAGGTGTCAAGAATATTTATGCCAGAGCTACGAGAGAATCTCATGCCAGGATATTGAGTGAAATGGGTGTGAGAAAGGTGGTCTTCCCTGAGAAGCAGGAAGGGAAAAGACTAGGGTTGGCATTGCTGAACCAGAAGGTGAAAACAATGGATGAGATTGCTCCTCAGGTTTACATTATTGAGGTGCCTGTGCCGGATGAGTTTGTCGGCAAGTCAATATTGGAAGTAAAAGTGCGGTCCAGATACAGCGTGACGATCATCTGTTTGAAAGAAACGATTTATACTGATGAGGGACAGCCCGAGGAAGTCGTTTATACAAAAGGCTTTGAGACAATGATCCTGAAGACGACCCACAGTATGGTGATTGCAGGTGAAGGATCGTCTATTAAAGAGCTTACCTCAATGGTAAGAGCATCTTCGTCAGAGGAAAAAATGAAGTGGGACTAG
- a CDS encoding TrkH family potassium uptake protein — MNIFRDLKALFKRGARKVSTKGPSFVWQIENFISNNIGKVEMLLGLFIIGLLIYTHGFYLEMEEIVKMVRLERQVVTILFTIMILRFLFTRDKYQFLKDNILEAILISLFFFFLVYRGLFLPRFHELTPYTIEIFKYYHFTLALLVAGLTLVVFARNRHLWLYFSGKATITFVSSFLLLIIVGTGLLQLPVCSNSHITFVDALFTATSAVCVTGLSPFNVSEVLTMKGQLVLLFLFQVGGLGIISLTTFFGLMLRKGVHFKEEYVIMDTLGSDNTRTVTQILRNIIYITFSAELIGAIGLFVSWHDLGMPFGERAFKAIFHSVSAFCNAGFSIFPAGLQEPALATNLFSNIVFMMIILTGGLGYYTYLDLFKKSPIFLQLNPRGVTLQTKIILYATIILFFGGAIMFWLTEYENWKDLSIIQQAQNAFFTSVTARTAGFSIIEMGDMTTAGVMVMCLLMYIGGAPNSTAGGVKVTTVFILLMSFWADSRGKDHVNIGWNTLEKASIRRAILIFIISNLLIFGSILLISIRETNMAFVDVFFEVFSSIGTVGLSRGITGDFSNFSKIVLCGLMFSGKIGLITIISFLGSDDNSYPCRYPEAHIIVG, encoded by the coding sequence ATGAACATTTTCCGAGACTTAAAGGCCCTTTTTAAGAGAGGTGCCAGAAAGGTATCTACAAAAGGACCGTCTTTTGTTTGGCAGATTGAAAATTTCATTTCCAATAATATAGGCAAGGTAGAGATGTTGTTAGGCCTCTTTATTATTGGTTTGCTTATTTATACACACGGTTTTTACTTGGAAATGGAAGAGATTGTGAAGATGGTGAGATTGGAGCGCCAAGTGGTGACAATTCTGTTTACCATTATGATACTCCGATTCCTGTTTACTAGGGATAAGTACCAGTTTTTGAAAGATAACATACTGGAAGCCATTCTTATCTCCCTGTTTTTTTTCTTTCTCGTATATAGGGGGCTGTTTTTACCTCGCTTTCATGAACTGACTCCTTACACAATTGAAATATTCAAGTACTACCACTTTACACTAGCTTTGTTGGTTGCGGGGTTGACCTTGGTTGTATTTGCCCGAAACCGCCATTTATGGCTGTACTTTTCAGGTAAGGCAACCATTACTTTCGTTTCATCCTTTCTGCTGCTGATTATAGTTGGTACTGGACTTTTACAACTTCCTGTATGCTCCAACTCCCATATTACATTTGTGGATGCTTTATTTACGGCAACATCCGCAGTTTGTGTGACGGGGCTTTCACCATTCAATGTCTCGGAGGTATTGACCATGAAAGGACAACTGGTTTTGCTGTTTCTGTTTCAGGTTGGTGGATTGGGTATTATTTCCTTGACCACTTTCTTTGGACTAATGCTTCGGAAAGGGGTTCACTTTAAGGAGGAGTACGTGATTATGGACACATTGGGGAGCGATAATACCAGAACAGTAACTCAAATCCTGAGAAATATTATTTACATCACCTTCTCTGCTGAACTGATTGGTGCTATAGGTCTATTTGTGTCTTGGCATGACTTGGGGATGCCTTTTGGTGAGAGAGCCTTCAAGGCAATATTTCATTCCGTATCCGCATTCTGTAATGCAGGCTTCTCGATATTTCCTGCTGGCTTGCAGGAACCGGCACTGGCAACCAACCTTTTCTCCAATATTGTCTTTATGATGATTATCCTTACGGGAGGATTAGGGTATTACACTTACTTGGACCTATTTAAAAAGTCTCCAATCTTTCTACAGTTGAACCCAAGAGGGGTTACGCTTCAGACCAAGATCATTTTGTATGCAACAATTATCTTGTTCTTTGGTGGTGCGATCATGTTTTGGCTAACAGAATATGAAAACTGGAAGGATTTATCCATCATACAGCAAGCGCAGAATGCATTTTTTACTAGTGTGACAGCTCGGACAGCTGGGTTTTCCATTATTGAAATGGGAGATATGACAACTGCCGGTGTGATGGTCATGTGTCTGCTGATGTACATCGGTGGAGCACCCAACTCGACAGCAGGAGGGGTGAAAGTTACGACTGTTTTTATCCTGCTGATGTCTTTTTGGGCAGACAGCAGAGGTAAGGATCATGTAAATATTGGTTGGAATACTTTGGAGAAGGCCAGTATAAGGAGAGCTATTCTGATTTTTATTATTTCAAACCTACTCATCTTTGGGTCAATCTTACTGATTTCAATCAGAGAAACGAATATGGCGTTTGTTGATGTCTTCTTTGAAGTGTTTTCTTCAATAGGTACCGTAGGGCTTTCAAGGGGGATTACGGGTGACTTTTCCAACTTCAGTAAGATTGTATTGTGTGGATTAATGTTCTCAGGGAAAATTGGGTTGATTACGATTATCTCATTCTTGGGTAGTGATGACAACTCTTACCCTTGCCGATACCCTGAGGCGCACATAATAGTAGGTTGA
- the hemH gene encoding ferrochelatase, giving the protein MAKKGILIVNLGTPDSPETPDVRKYLREFLMDGRVIDIDGWKRWMLVNLIIAPFRAPKSSKEYKKVWTKEGSPLLIYGEKVLAMLKQELGDEYHVALGMRYQSPSIERALEELKAAKVKDITVIPLFPQYASATSGSVADKVMEIVRGWQIIPDIKFVQHFHRHPLFIKTFAEIGKKYLEKEQYDQVVFSYHGLPERQIIKAATESCCKLQDTSCSCNAEANTYCYRSACFETSRLLAAELGLSEDQYTVCFQSRLGKDPWIQPYTEDVVKQLAQEGKKRVLAFCPAFVADCLETVIEVGEEYKEQFEEEGGEHWQMVESLNDHPQWVECLVDLAKNGKSIV; this is encoded by the coding sequence ATGGCAAAAAAGGGAATACTGATTGTAAACTTGGGAACGCCGGATAGCCCAGAAACTCCGGATGTAAGAAAGTATTTGAGAGAATTCCTGATGGATGGCAGGGTGATCGACATCGATGGTTGGAAACGTTGGATGTTGGTTAACCTGATTATAGCACCATTTAGAGCTCCAAAGTCTTCCAAGGAGTACAAAAAGGTATGGACGAAAGAAGGGTCGCCGTTGCTGATTTATGGTGAAAAAGTATTGGCAATGCTGAAGCAAGAGCTAGGGGATGAATATCATGTGGCATTGGGAATGCGTTATCAGAGCCCTAGTATCGAGCGAGCTTTGGAGGAGCTGAAAGCAGCGAAGGTGAAAGACATTACGGTAATTCCACTCTTCCCTCAGTATGCTTCAGCTACTTCAGGGTCAGTGGCAGACAAGGTGATGGAGATCGTACGAGGTTGGCAGATTATTCCTGATATCAAATTTGTACAGCACTTCCACAGGCATCCGCTCTTTATCAAGACGTTTGCAGAGATTGGCAAGAAATACTTGGAAAAAGAGCAGTATGATCAGGTAGTTTTCAGTTATCATGGTTTGCCTGAGCGTCAAATTATCAAGGCGGCAACTGAAAGTTGTTGTAAGCTGCAAGACACGTCATGTAGCTGTAATGCAGAGGCAAATACTTACTGTTACCGTTCTGCTTGTTTTGAGACTTCTAGGCTTTTGGCAGCTGAATTGGGACTGAGTGAGGACCAATACACGGTTTGTTTCCAGTCAAGGTTGGGAAAAGATCCTTGGATCCAGCCATATACGGAAGATGTGGTGAAGCAATTGGCACAAGAAGGTAAAAAGAGAGTGTTGGCATTCTGTCCTGCGTTTGTTGCTGACTGTCTGGAGACAGTAATTGAAGTAGGGGAGGAATATAAAGAACAGTTTGAGGAAGAAGGCGGCGAACACTGGCAGATGGTGGAAAGCCTGAATGACCATCCGCAATGGGTAGAGTGCCTTGTCGATTTGGCTAAAAATGGCAAATCTATTGTCTGA
- a CDS encoding cyclomaltodextrinase C-terminal domain-containing protein codes for MKHWVPQDEVYVYFRSSQNEKVMVIIGNNDKDVELDMARFKEETNGYFRGEDVISGKAYSLDKVTVPAKTALILELEKSAEEDTK; via the coding sequence TTGAAGCACTGGGTGCCACAAGATGAGGTTTATGTATACTTCCGCAGTAGCCAGAATGAGAAAGTGATGGTCATTATAGGTAATAATGACAAGGATGTGGAGCTTGATATGGCAAGGTTCAAGGAGGAAACAAATGGCTATTTCAGAGGAGAGGATGTTATCTCCGGAAAAGCTTACTCTTTGGATAAAGTGACAGTTCCAGCCAAAACAGCATTGATTTTAGAATTGGAAAAATCAGCTGAGGAGGATACCAAGTAA
- a CDS encoding alpha-amylase family glycosyl hydrolase, translating into MNKLTMSVGALVLSFGLMSGSLHATTPVSADNTTISVSELKKNTTAIDKIEPAFWWAGMKNTSVMLMVHGQNIGNSKVSVDYPGVKVVEAVTKDNPNYLFLTLDLKGAQPGKVLLKFDTGKRKPLTYEYELKAKSNDPGKAQGLDAGDVMYLIMPDRFVNGNPDNDTVKEMKQAADRDFRGGRHGGDIEGVISKLDYLQELGITTVWLTPFLENNEPEWSYHGYAITNFYKADPRHGTNEDYKRLVDEAHKRGMKVVMDLVFNHIGDKHWWMADLPTEDWVHQWDTFTRSNFKGEVISDPNASEYDKTIMEKGWFDGHMPDLNNSNPYLAKYLIQMSEWWIEYTGIDGIRMDTYPYNDKETMSEWVKTVKEEYPDFYIVGETWLWGTVYESYWKKGRPNPDGYVTNLESISDFPIWDAINKVWRDNRSVHELHTALTQDFLYENPIQNKIFMDNHDVDRAFGSFNKDLESMKMATAFLLTTRGIPQIFYGTEVLMANRGDHGDIREDFPEGGMETSVMLLQLKDVLPMKTSITITLKIS; encoded by the coding sequence ATGAACAAACTAACAATGTCTGTGGGAGCGCTCGTACTCTCATTCGGTTTGATGTCGGGGAGTTTACATGCAACGACCCCAGTTAGTGCTGATAATACAACAATCAGTGTTAGCGAACTGAAAAAGAATACCACTGCTATTGATAAAATAGAACCAGCCTTCTGGTGGGCAGGAATGAAAAACACTTCCGTTATGCTGATGGTTCATGGACAGAATATTGGAAATTCAAAAGTGTCTGTCGATTACCCAGGAGTGAAAGTGGTAGAAGCGGTTACTAAAGACAACCCGAATTATCTTTTTCTGACATTAGATTTAAAAGGAGCACAGCCAGGAAAGGTTCTGCTGAAGTTTGATACTGGCAAACGCAAACCCTTGACATATGAGTACGAACTGAAAGCTAAATCCAATGATCCGGGTAAGGCTCAGGGTTTGGATGCAGGAGATGTGATGTACCTGATCATGCCTGACCGATTTGTGAATGGAAACCCTGACAATGATACGGTAAAGGAAATGAAACAGGCTGCTGATCGTGACTTCAGAGGAGGCAGACATGGTGGAGATATTGAGGGGGTAATTTCAAAGCTGGATTATTTGCAGGAACTGGGGATTACGACGGTATGGTTAACGCCTTTCCTTGAAAATAATGAGCCGGAGTGGTCTTATCACGGTTATGCAATCACCAATTTCTATAAGGCTGATCCACGCCACGGTACCAATGAAGATTACAAGCGTCTAGTAGATGAGGCGCATAAGCGTGGGATGAAAGTTGTGATGGACTTGGTGTTTAACCATATCGGGGATAAACACTGGTGGATGGCTGATTTGCCAACAGAAGATTGGGTACACCAGTGGGACACGTTTACAAGATCCAACTTCAAAGGAGAAGTAATCTCAGACCCTAATGCTTCTGAGTATGACAAGACCATTATGGAAAAAGGTTGGTTTGATGGGCATATGCCTGACTTGAACAACTCAAACCCATACCTTGCCAAATACCTGATTCAGATGTCTGAATGGTGGATTGAGTATACTGGTATTGATGGGATTAGGATGGATACATACCCATACAACGACAAAGAGACGATGTCTGAATGGGTGAAAACAGTTAAAGAAGAATATCCGGATTTTTATATCGTAGGTGAAACTTGGCTTTGGGGAACAGTCTATGAATCATACTGGAAAAAAGGTAGACCAAACCCTGATGGTTATGTAACCAATTTGGAGAGTATCTCTGATTTTCCTATTTGGGATGCAATCAACAAGGTTTGGCGAGATAACAGAAGTGTGCATGAACTGCATACAGCGTTGACACAAGATTTCTTGTACGAGAACCCAATCCAGAATAAGATATTTATGGATAACCATGATGTAGACCGTGCATTTGGTTCATTCAATAAGGATTTGGAAAGTATGAAAATGGCAACAGCCTTTCTGTTGACAACACGTGGCATTCCTCAGATTTTCTATGGTACAGAAGTACTGATGGCTAACAGAGGCGACCATGGTGATATCCGTGAGGATTTCCCTGAGGGTGGAATGGAGACAAGCGTGATGCTTTTACAGCTGAAGGACGTACTGCCGATGAAAACGAGTATTACGATTACCTTAAAAATATCCTGA
- the arsC gene encoding arsenate reductase (glutaredoxin) (This arsenate reductase requires both glutathione and glutaredoxin to convert arsenate to arsenite, after which the efflux transporter formed by ArsA and ArsB can extrude the arsenite from the cell, providing resistance.): protein MKIFHNPRCTKSRQTLQLIEEKGADVEIVKYLDDTPSKSELKEVLKKLGMQPSQIIRKGESIYKEQFKGKDLSEDEWLDVLVNNPKLIERPIVVKGDKAVIGRPPENVLSLLD from the coding sequence ATGAAGATTTTCCATAATCCACGTTGTACCAAAAGCAGGCAAACACTGCAACTGATTGAAGAAAAAGGGGCAGATGTAGAAATAGTGAAGTACTTGGATGACACTCCTTCCAAAAGTGAGTTGAAGGAAGTATTGAAAAAACTAGGGATGCAACCTTCCCAAATTATCCGTAAAGGAGAAAGCATTTATAAGGAACAGTTTAAAGGCAAAGACCTTAGTGAAGATGAGTGGCTGGATGTACTGGTAAACAATCCCAAACTGATCGAGCGTCCAATTGTTGTAAAAGGAGACAAGGCTGTAATAGGTAGACCACCTGAAAATGTCTTGAGCCTACTTGACTAA
- a CDS encoding YbjQ family protein translates to MLITTTESIEGKRITHYYGLVTGETIIGANVFKDFFAGIRDIVGGRSGSYEKVLREAKDEAVKEMQEKAQKMGANAVIGIDLDYETVGPNGGMLMVAASGTAVKVE, encoded by the coding sequence ATGCTAATCACCACCACAGAATCAATTGAAGGTAAACGCATAACACATTACTACGGACTGGTTACGGGAGAAACAATTATCGGAGCCAACGTATTTAAGGACTTCTTTGCTGGAATCAGGGATATCGTTGGCGGACGTTCTGGCTCCTACGAAAAAGTTCTGCGAGAAGCCAAAGATGAAGCTGTAAAAGAAATGCAGGAAAAAGCGCAAAAAATGGGCGCTAATGCCGTCATCGGTATTGACCTAGACTACGAGACAGTAGGACCTAATGGAGGTATGCTTATGGTAGCAGCCAGTGGCACTGCTGTCAAGGTAGAATAA
- a CDS encoding BamA/TamA family outer membrane protein, which translates to MKKKLTLLFMMLCCTKGFCQQADPNTKKTQSLVFPLIYCKPESGFAFGAGGRIFLMKHPNVYNNRFSDITFIASYTTQGQINLNFAPTIFLNDGDYILDLKFKYKKAPFSFWGLGSDNPDNAEEQFLMNDFLIRAALLKRMGKDSYVGIEYLHQSYIINEVEEGGILDEQDINGDAGAAVNGLGFVYRYDSRDNDSAPNSGAYIEFKNHVLENERTETWFTKNSIDVRKYIGISPKSVLALQGYGEGTFGDAPFQMMAWYGGEDHGRGYHNGRMINNFLAMARAEYRYRFLPRWGAAVFGEVGGVSENLQDVLKHANLSAGTGLRFQLSKKSPTLLRADIGVGQDGSTGFYLGINEVF; encoded by the coding sequence ATGAAAAAGAAACTGACACTGCTTTTTATGATGCTATGCTGCACAAAGGGATTTTGTCAGCAAGCTGATCCTAATACCAAAAAGACCCAATCGCTTGTATTCCCACTGATCTACTGCAAACCAGAATCCGGTTTTGCTTTTGGGGCTGGTGGTCGAATCTTCCTTATGAAACACCCAAACGTATACAACAACCGTTTTTCTGACATTACCTTTATAGCCTCTTACACTACACAAGGGCAAATCAACCTCAATTTTGCTCCCACAATCTTCCTTAATGATGGAGACTATATTCTTGACCTTAAGTTCAAATACAAAAAAGCACCATTCAGCTTTTGGGGATTAGGTTCTGACAACCCTGACAATGCAGAAGAACAGTTCCTAATGAATGACTTCCTGATTAGGGCTGCCTTGCTAAAAAGAATGGGGAAAGATTCTTATGTAGGGATCGAATACCTTCACCAAAGTTACATCATCAACGAAGTGGAAGAAGGAGGTATTCTTGATGAGCAAGACATAAATGGTGATGCAGGAGCTGCTGTTAATGGCCTAGGTTTCGTCTATCGCTATGACAGTCGAGACAATGACTCCGCTCCCAATTCAGGTGCTTATATAGAGTTCAAGAACCACGTACTTGAAAATGAACGAACCGAAACATGGTTTACGAAAAACTCCATTGATGTCCGAAAATACATTGGCATCAGCCCTAAAAGTGTTTTAGCTCTTCAAGGCTATGGAGAAGGCACTTTTGGAGACGCTCCGTTTCAAATGATGGCGTGGTATGGTGGTGAGGATCATGGGCGTGGTTATCACAATGGTAGAATGATCAATAACTTCTTGGCAATGGCGCGTGCAGAATATCGTTACCGCTTCTTACCAAGATGGGGCGCTGCCGTCTTTGGTGAAGTTGGTGGAGTTTCTGAAAACCTTCAGGATGTTCTCAAGCATGCTAACTTAAGTGCAGGTACAGGGCTTAGGTTTCAGCTTAGCAAAAAGTCACCAACCTTGTTAAGAGCTGACATTGGAGTTGGACAGGACGGCAGTACTGGTTTCTATTTGGGTATCAATGAGGTATTCTAA